Proteins from a genomic interval of Paracholeplasma manati:
- a CDS encoding ECF transporter S component — protein sequence MRTNYRLKKLIFIASLAAISVVFGLIEIPLGLPWLKLDVSEIAILVAAVVIGYKGAFGLVILRGLFRQAFQGQLFMPTELVGEAIAMVASTVLLLTYYGLSKAIKTYRKPLISEAVVEPQAVSSLEILVIIGGLTFSLTVVMITLNIFVLTPIYLSTYDAVFQFFEFETFHFTAFTLLNDPGMANIFGADLSSWNLYVTYIVVNYTLLNLAKGFITSMLFLPIKSTLEKVEL from the coding sequence ATGAGAACAAATTACAGATTAAAAAAACTCATTTTTATTGCTTCGCTTGCAGCCATTTCAGTCGTTTTCGGTTTAATCGAGATTCCACTCGGTTTACCGTGGCTTAAACTGGATGTAAGCGAAATCGCGATTTTAGTCGCGGCAGTCGTGATTGGGTACAAAGGCGCATTTGGATTGGTCATCCTTAGAGGATTATTCAGACAAGCGTTCCAAGGCCAATTATTTATGCCAACCGAATTGGTTGGCGAAGCCATCGCAATGGTTGCGAGTACGGTATTGTTGTTAACCTATTATGGGTTGTCCAAAGCCATTAAAACCTACCGTAAACCGTTGATTTCTGAAGCAGTTGTTGAACCACAAGCTGTTTCATCTTTAGAGATTTTAGTCATCATCGGTGGTTTAACATTCTCTCTAACCGTGGTTATGATTACCTTAAATATTTTCGTGTTAACACCAATCTATTTAAGTACTTATGATGCGGTGTTCCAATTCTTCGAGTTTGAAACATTCCATTTTACAGCATTCACGTTGTTAAATGATCCGGGTATGGCAAATATATTCGGTGCAGATTTATCGAGTTGGAACCTATATGTTACATATATCGTGGTAAATTATACGTTGTTGAATCTTGCCAAAGGATTCATCACAAGTATGTTATTTTTGCCAATTAAATCGACATTGGAGAAAGTTGAGTTATAA